In one Rhodothermales bacterium genomic region, the following are encoded:
- a CDS encoding glycosyltransferase family 2 protein codes for MNPIRFSLVTVTYQAAATLERTLRSVLRQSPPHDIEYWIVDGGSTDDTLAIVKRHEARLAGWTSEPDRGIYDAMNKGIARATGDWVGIVNADDWLAPDALDAVAEAVREAPDAGVVVGGLVRVTEDGEMGTHVPPPARFSCLQPNNHPATFVRRDVYERLGVFNLAYPISADLEFILRAQRSAAVRILTTPHTLAYMTSGGASYGFRGMLESVAIEHVYAGPISAARLLARKSIQKGRAMALKHLLPARTFKRLQQAWWSQRHASAYRLSDDERIF; via the coding sequence ATGAATCCCATTCGGTTCAGCCTCGTCACCGTCACCTACCAGGCCGCCGCGACGCTGGAGCGGACGCTGCGCAGCGTCCTCCGCCAGTCGCCGCCGCACGACATCGAGTACTGGATCGTAGACGGTGGCTCGACGGACGACACGCTCGCCATCGTAAAACGCCACGAAGCGCGCCTCGCGGGCTGGACGTCCGAGCCCGACCGGGGCATCTACGACGCGATGAACAAGGGCATCGCCCGCGCGACGGGCGACTGGGTGGGGATCGTGAATGCCGATGACTGGCTCGCGCCGGATGCGCTGGACGCCGTGGCCGAGGCCGTGCGGGAGGCGCCGGATGCCGGCGTCGTCGTGGGGGGGCTTGTCCGGGTTACGGAGGATGGGGAGATGGGCACCCATGTGCCGCCGCCGGCTCGCTTTTCCTGCCTCCAACCCAATAATCACCCGGCCACCTTCGTCCGCCGCGATGTCTACGAACGCCTCGGCGTATTTAATCTGGCCTATCCGATTTCGGCCGACCTCGAGTTTATCCTCCGGGCCCAGCGGTCGGCCGCCGTTCGTATCCTCACGACGCCGCATACGCTCGCCTACATGACCTCCGGCGGGGCCTCGTACGGCTTCCGTGGGATGCTGGAGTCGGTGGCCATCGAGCATGTGTACGCCGGCCCCATTAGCGCCGCACGGTTGCTGGCACGTAAATCGATTCAAAAGGGTCGCGCGATGGCGTTGAAACACCTCTTGCCGGCGCGCACATTTAAACGGCTACAGCAGGCCTGGTGGAGCCAGCGCCACGCCTCGGCCTACCGGTTGTCGGATGACGAACGGATCTTTTGA